From a region of the bacterium genome:
- a CDS encoding sugar nucleotide-binding protein has product AVVALVGKADSGVFHLTNAGSVTWHDYALRLVEGLGLDVEVVPVSAKESATPAPRPARVELDRSAAEGLGVVMRPWDEALAEYLDRCGDRLRRSAGREPNPPPNDGGSGG; this is encoded by the coding sequence GCCGTCGTCGCCCTAGTCGGAAAGGCCGACTCCGGCGTCTTTCACCTGACCAACGCGGGGTCGGTCACCTGGCACGACTACGCCCTGCGTCTGGTGGAGGGCCTGGGGCTCGACGTCGAGGTCGTTCCGGTAAGCGCGAAGGAGTCCGCGACCCCGGCGCCCCGCCCGGCCAGGGTCGAGCTGGACCGCTCCGCCGCCGAAGGCTTGGGCGTGGTGATGCGGCCCTGGGACGAGGCGCTCGCGGAGTACCTGGACCGGTGCGGCGATAGGCTGCGCCGGAGCGCGGGGCGGGAACCCAATCCGCCTCCCAACGACGGGGG